The Cytophagia bacterium CHB2 genome has a window encoding:
- a CDS encoding class I SAM-dependent methyltransferase, protein MKTFTPPTDSPTSVYDEAVKQEGFSETHRYLLQHIPAHSTVLELGPASGYMTKIMAGRGCLVDAIELNAQDAQKAAPYCRKIFVGSVEDEEIFSSLTGPYQIALMADVLEHLRRPESVLNRVRKLLAPGGLALVSLPNVVYWRMRLEYLRGRFDYTDMGILDRTHLRFFTLKTAVAMFEACGFRVETIACPTPIDASFRKTKQWLRKISPSLFAFNFVFHLK, encoded by the coding sequence ATGAAAACCTTCACTCCGCCAACGGACTCGCCAACCTCTGTTTACGACGAAGCCGTCAAGCAAGAGGGCTTCTCGGAGACGCATCGTTATCTGCTGCAACACATTCCCGCGCACAGCACGGTTTTAGAGCTGGGCCCGGCCTCGGGCTATATGACAAAAATAATGGCCGGGCGCGGCTGCCTGGTCGATGCCATCGAACTCAATGCGCAAGATGCGCAGAAGGCTGCGCCGTATTGCCGCAAAATCTTTGTCGGCTCGGTGGAGGACGAAGAAATTTTTTCTTCATTAACCGGCCCCTATCAAATTGCGCTTATGGCTGATGTGCTGGAACATTTGCGTCGCCCGGAAAGCGTGTTAAACCGGGTGCGGAAACTGCTGGCACCCGGAGGATTGGCGCTGGTATCGCTTCCCAATGTCGTATACTGGCGCATGCGGCTGGAATACTTGCGCGGGCGTTTCGATTACACGGACATGGGCATTCTGGATCGCACGCATTTACGCTTCTTCACACTGAAAACAGCCGTGGCAATGTTCGAGGCATGCGGCTTTCGCGTTGAAACCATCGCATGCCCGACGCCAATAGACGCCTCCTTCCGCAAAACCAAGCAATGGCTGAGAAAAATCTCGCCCTCACTGTTCGCGTTTAATTTTGTATTTCACCTGAAATAA